The Myxocyprinus asiaticus isolate MX2 ecotype Aquarium Trade chromosome 31, UBuf_Myxa_2, whole genome shotgun sequence genome has a segment encoding these proteins:
- the LOC127422100 gene encoding olfactory receptor 6N1-like: MQTKNMIDPSLENVSRVLEFTLSGLNETMENRYVLFSLTALFYPLMVLCNITVIYTVISHKTLHEPMYMFICNLCINALYGTAGFYPKFMYDLLSQYHVISYAECLIQIFVIYSSALCDFSTLTVMAYDRFVAICRPLEYHSKMSNKRVLECILFCWLAPFFCMSVLIALTSSLTLCGSSIEKLYCEIWAVAKLSCFSTTVNNVFGYTVILTYFGHAVLIFCSYIHLIQKCRSSIEGRHKFIQTCVPHLLSLLNVTVALLFDVLYSRYGSRNLPQGVRNFMALEFLLIPPILNPLIYGLNLTKVRKQVMRMFFKKQVGISD; this comes from the exons ATGCAAACGAAGAACATG ATTGATCCATCGCTGGAGAATGTTTCCAGAGTTTTAGAATTTACACTCTCTGGTCTGAATGAAACAATGGAAAACCGATATGTGTTATTTTCACTGACAGCACTGTTTTATCCCCTAATGGTGTTGTGTAATATAACTGTAATTTACACTGTAATCTCACATAAGACACTTCATGAGCCaatgtatatgtttatatgtaactTGTGTATAAATGCACTTTATGGCACTGCTGGATTCTACCCTAAATTCATGTATGATTTATTATCCCAGTACCATGTGATTTCTTATGCTGAATGTTTGATTCagatatttgttatttattcatCTGCTCTGTGTGACTTTTCAACATTAACAGTGATGGCATATGACAGGTTTGTGGCAATATGTAGACCACTGGAATATCACTCAAAAATGAGTAATAAGAGGGTTCTTGAATGTATTCTTTTCTGCTGGCTGGCTCCATTTTTTTGCATGTCTGTTCTAATAGCATTAACATCAAGTCTCACCTTATGTGGCTCTAGTATTGAAAAGTTATATTGTGAGATTTGGGCGGTTGCTAAACTTTCTTGTTTTTCTACAACAGTAAATAATGTGTTTGGGTACACTGTTATTCTTACATACTTTGGAcatgcagtattaatattttgCTCATATATTCACTTGATTCAAAAGTGCAGGAGCTCAATAGAGGGAAGGCACAAATTCATACAGACTTGTGTACCTCATCTGCTTTCATTGCTCAATGTAACTGTTGCATTGCTGTTTGATGTATTGTACAGCCGTTATGGTTCTCGAAATTTGCCACAAGGTGTGCGTAATTTTATGGCATTGGAATTCCTACTCATACCCCCCATTTTAAACCCCCTTATTTATGgactaaatctgacaaaagtaCGCAAGCAAGTTATGAGAATGTTTTTCAAGAAACAAGTAGGAATATCTGATTAA